The proteins below are encoded in one region of Paraburkholderia aromaticivorans:
- a CDS encoding 3-hydroxyacyl-CoA dehydrogenase family protein: protein MGVGIATQSALHGHRTIVHDVDPARLASVAPKAEAVLDELIDAGRIDEAAKRAALARIETHAELDMMASAQFVIEAIPEVLELKHRLYAALTQLLADDAILASNTSGFPPDQLAAPLHAKDRFVIAHFWNPPHMIPLVEVVPGTATAPEVTQQTAALMSAIGMEPVVLAKAIPGFVGNRLQFAVLREALNIVRSGAATPDVVDRVMKASLGRRWGIVGPLEGADMGGLDTFLDIASHLMPELAKDEDVLDLLREQVEAGRVGVRSGAGFHDWDDAHLAQVKEGRKRVISRG, encoded by the coding sequence ATGGGCGTCGGCATTGCGACGCAAAGCGCATTGCACGGACACAGGACGATCGTTCACGACGTCGATCCGGCGCGTCTCGCGAGCGTCGCGCCGAAAGCGGAAGCGGTGCTCGACGAACTGATCGACGCCGGGCGTATCGACGAGGCGGCCAAACGGGCGGCGCTGGCGCGCATCGAAACGCACGCGGAACTCGACATGATGGCATCGGCGCAATTCGTGATCGAAGCGATTCCCGAGGTCCTCGAATTGAAGCATCGCCTGTATGCGGCGCTGACCCAGTTGCTGGCCGACGACGCGATTCTCGCGAGCAACACCAGCGGTTTTCCTCCGGATCAACTCGCCGCTCCGTTGCACGCGAAAGACCGCTTTGTGATCGCGCATTTCTGGAATCCGCCGCACATGATTCCGCTCGTCGAAGTCGTGCCGGGCACGGCGACCGCGCCCGAAGTGACGCAGCAGACCGCAGCGTTGATGAGCGCGATCGGCATGGAGCCCGTAGTGCTGGCGAAGGCGATTCCGGGTTTCGTCGGCAACCGGTTGCAGTTCGCGGTGCTGCGCGAGGCGTTGAATATCGTGCGCTCGGGCGCGGCGACGCCGGACGTGGTCGATCGCGTGATGAAGGCGTCGCTGGGTCGCCGCTGGGGGATCGTCGGACCGCTCGAAGGCGCGGACATGGGCGGCCTCGACACCTTCCTCGATATCGCTTCTCATCTGATGCCGGAACTGGCCAAGGACGAAGACGTGCTCGACCTATTGCGTGAGCAGGTCGAAGCAGGGCGTGTCGGCGTGCGCAGCGGCGCGGGTTTCCATGACTGGGACGATGCGCATCTGGCGCAGGTGAAGGAAGGGCGCAAGCGTGTGATTAGCCGGGGTTGA
- a CDS encoding polyhydroxyalkanoate depolymerase: MNLFAYPTYQAFADMMLPMRHGAALVNHSLDAWPAFAETSHGRSIRAGCELLTLAGLTPVRPPFEIDSVISEGKSVAVVEEIAAHTPFCSLLHFRKETQPSAPQPRVLVIAPMSGHFATLLRGTVRTMLAEHDVYVTDWHNPRDVPLSQGRFGFDEFVQHVIDFTETIGPGAHLLAVCQPTVAALAAVALMAADDHPAQPASMTLMAGPLDTRINPTRVNELAKSKPLEWFEQKLISAVPFGFAGAHRRVYPGFMQLTAFMAMNLNRHLDSFETMHYERAKGDPAKADTIRTFYEEYFATMDLTADFYLETVDTVFQRHALPLHALEVRGRLVEPSKIRRTALLTVEGEKDDICAVGQTLAAQDMCDKLRPYLKTHHVQTGVGHYGVFNGHRWERHIYPRVRAVIYDNEPRAVLVSSGARTIQPVPAATAAEVTPAAPAATAVVDVEVGAAATAGANGSSATSSAGSTAAIKPQASRAPRRRPPAAQ; encoded by the coding sequence ATGAACCTGTTCGCATATCCCACATACCAGGCTTTCGCCGACATGATGCTGCCGATGCGGCACGGCGCGGCGCTGGTGAATCATTCGCTCGACGCGTGGCCTGCGTTCGCCGAGACATCGCATGGACGCTCGATCCGCGCGGGTTGCGAGTTGTTGACGCTGGCCGGACTCACGCCCGTGCGGCCGCCGTTCGAGATCGACAGCGTAATATCGGAAGGCAAATCCGTGGCGGTCGTCGAGGAGATCGCGGCGCACACGCCGTTCTGTTCGCTATTGCATTTCCGTAAGGAGACCCAGCCGTCGGCGCCGCAACCGCGCGTGCTGGTGATCGCACCGATGTCCGGCCACTTCGCGACGCTGCTGCGCGGCACCGTGCGCACCATGCTGGCCGAACACGACGTCTACGTTACCGACTGGCACAACCCGCGCGACGTGCCGTTGAGCCAGGGCCGCTTCGGCTTCGACGAATTCGTGCAGCACGTGATCGACTTCACCGAAACGATCGGGCCTGGCGCGCATCTGCTGGCCGTGTGCCAGCCAACCGTCGCCGCGCTAGCCGCAGTCGCGCTCATGGCCGCCGACGATCATCCCGCGCAACCGGCGAGCATGACGCTGATGGCCGGCCCGCTCGATACCCGCATCAACCCGACGCGCGTCAACGAACTTGCCAAAAGCAAACCGCTGGAGTGGTTCGAGCAGAAGCTGATCAGCGCGGTGCCGTTCGGTTTTGCGGGCGCGCATCGGCGCGTGTATCCGGGCTTCATGCAGTTGACCGCGTTCATGGCGATGAACCTCAACCGACATCTCGACTCGTTCGAGACGATGCATTACGAGCGCGCCAAAGGCGATCCGGCGAAGGCCGACACGATCCGCACGTTCTATGAAGAATACTTCGCGACGATGGACCTGACGGCTGACTTTTATCTGGAGACCGTCGATACGGTTTTTCAGCGTCATGCGCTGCCGTTGCATGCGCTCGAAGTGCGAGGGCGTCTCGTCGAGCCGTCGAAGATTCGCCGCACCGCGTTGCTCACTGTAGAAGGCGAGAAGGACGATATCTGCGCCGTCGGCCAGACGCTCGCTGCGCAAGACATGTGCGACAAGTTGCGGCCGTATCTGAAGACGCATCACGTGCAGACTGGCGTCGGGCATTACGGCGTGTTCAATGGACATCGCTGGGAGCGGCATATTTATCCGCGCGTGCGCGCCGTGATCTACGACAACGAACCGCGCGCCGTGCTGGTGAGTTCGGGGGCGCGCACGATTCAGCCGGTGCCAGCAGCGACGGCTGCAGAGGTCACTCCAGCAGCGCCGGCGGCAACGGCGGTGGTCGATGTGGAAGTGGGCGCGGCGGCAACGGCCGGGGCGAATGGATCGAGCGCCACGTCGAGTGCGGGTTCAACGGCTGCCATCAAGCCGCAGGCGTCACGCGCTCCGCGCAGACGGCCGCCGGCGGCGCAATGA
- a CDS encoding flavin reductase family protein yields MPHYFYDPATGHGLPHDPFKAIVAPRLIGWISSRDTAGTLNLAPYSFFGAFATFPAIIGFCSEGRKDSVANIEATGEFVWNLATKPLAEQMNRSSAPVPPHVDEFELAGLTPAPGRNVAVPHVAESPAALECKLLQVVRLHTLDGTPMDNYLSLGQVVGVHINEAYLKDGLFDTHAAQPIMRAGYRADYAEIGDMFEMFRPTA; encoded by the coding sequence ATGCCCCACTACTTCTACGACCCCGCCACCGGCCATGGCCTCCCGCACGATCCGTTCAAAGCCATCGTCGCGCCGCGTCTGATCGGCTGGATTTCCTCGCGCGACACCGCAGGCACATTGAACCTCGCGCCCTATAGTTTCTTCGGCGCGTTCGCCACCTTTCCGGCGATCATCGGTTTCTGCAGCGAAGGCCGCAAAGACAGCGTCGCCAACATCGAAGCCACCGGCGAATTCGTCTGGAATCTGGCCACCAAACCGCTCGCCGAGCAGATGAACCGCTCGTCGGCGCCAGTCCCGCCGCACGTCGACGAATTCGAACTCGCCGGCCTCACGCCCGCGCCGGGTCGCAACGTGGCCGTGCCGCACGTCGCCGAATCGCCGGCTGCGCTCGAATGCAAGCTGCTGCAAGTGGTGCGGCTGCATACGCTCGACGGCACGCCGATGGACAACTATCTGTCGCTCGGGCAAGTGGTCGGCGTGCATATCAACGAGGCGTATCTGAAAGACGGCCTGTTCGACACCCACGCCGCGCAGCCGATCATGCGCGCCGGCTACCGCGCCGACTACGCGGAAATCGGCGACATGTTCGAGATGTTCCGCCCGACCGCGTAG
- a CDS encoding cupin domain-containing protein: MSTEFATQFSHVRPQDTSYEDQGLRDFFLYRDLGIAQATGGKVLAQLVKANHAPEQGTGWHRHEADFHIVIMLKGWARFMYGDKETLVAAGDCVHQAPGIVHYLFDYSEDMEYIEIVSPADFKSIEVDGPCEVPAVTPWKSIAA, encoded by the coding sequence ATGTCCACCGAATTCGCCACGCAATTCAGTCATGTCCGTCCGCAAGACACGTCCTATGAGGATCAGGGCTTACGCGACTTTTTTCTCTACCGTGATTTAGGCATCGCGCAGGCGACCGGCGGCAAGGTGCTCGCGCAACTCGTCAAGGCGAATCACGCACCAGAGCAAGGCACCGGCTGGCACCGTCATGAGGCCGATTTCCACATTGTGATCATGCTGAAGGGTTGGGCGCGTTTTATGTATGGCGACAAGGAGACGCTCGTCGCCGCCGGCGATTGCGTGCATCAGGCGCCGGGCATCGTCCACTATCTGTTCGACTACTCGGAAGATATGGAGTACATCGAAATCGTCTCGCCGGCCGATTTTAAATCGATTGAAGTCGACGGACCGTGCGAGGTGCCAGCAGTGACGCCGTGGAAGAGTATTGCGGCTTAG